The nucleotide window CCGCAGGATCGTGGCCTCGATCAGCCCGTAGGGCCGGTCGGCGGCGTAGTACACCTCGTTGTCGTTCTTGAGGCCGAACGGCTCCAGGTCGACGAGGAAGTGGTGCTTGTTCGGCAGCGAGAAGCGGACCTCGTCGATCTCGGCGCGGTTGTCGATGATCCGCGCGCCCATCTGGTACAGGGTCTGCTGCAGCGACAGCGAGTACGTCTCCGCGAAGGCCTGGAGCATGTGCCGGCGCACCTGCCCGTAGGACTCCTCCCAGTCGGGCGCGGGCTGTTCGCCGTCGGTCCAGCCGAACCGCCACCGCGCGGAGACCTCGGTGGCGAGGATGCGGTCGTAGGCCTCTTTCAGCGTCGTGTACGTGTCCTTGACGTAGCCCCAGAACTCGGAGTCCGTCGAGTTCAGCACGACCAGGTCCTTGAGGCCCGACACAACCTCCCACGAGGAACCGTCGTACGTGATCTGCGTGACGCGGGTCTCCTGGCCCCTGCGGGCGAAGGAGTGCCCGGCCGCCCCGGTTCCGGTGGCCCGCGCGTCGGCCCCGGAGGTCCCGATCCGCTCCCAGGAGTACTCCTCGATACGGATGCGCGCCCGCCCGATCGGTTCCTGCGAGGTGACGAAGTGCCGGGCGAGGTGGATGCCGAACTGCTCGGCGGACTCGATGCCGTGCTCCTTGGCGAAGGCGTACACCGTGTTCTTGGTGGTGTCCGTCGGCAGTACGTTCGCGTTGGAGCCCGAGTAGTGGACCTCCTCCATGTCACCGCTGAGGGCGACGGAGACGTTCAGGTCCTTGATGTGGTGGGTGGCGCCGTCCCGGGTGATCCGGACGACGCGGTTCTCGGCCTTGCCGTACTGGTTCTGGGCCAGCACCGCCGAACGGGCAGGACGGGAAGGGGTGGTCATGTCTGCTAGCTCCCTCGGTAAACGGAGTAGCCGAACGGGTTGAGCAGCAGCGGTACGTGGTAGTGCTCGCCCGGGCTGACGGCGAAGGTGATCGCCACCTCGGGGAAGAACACGTGTGCGGCACCGCTGTCCCGGTTCGCGGGGGCGTCCTGCTGCGCATCGGCTTGCTTCTTCTCGAAGTACGCCTCGACGGCGAAGTCGAGCCGTACGTGTGTGGTGCCCTCCGGCAGGGCCGGCAGGTCCTTGCACCGCCCGTCGGCGTCGGTCGCGGAGCCACCGAGTGCCTGCCAGTCGCCGGCACGGCCGACGCGGGCCGCGAGCAGGACGGAGACCTCCCCGGCGGGGCGGCCGACGCTGGTGTCCAGGATGTGCGTGGACACGGAGGCGGTGGTGTCGGTGCTCATGCGGGTGCGTCCTGTTCGACGAGTGGGGCGAGGCGGATGCGGTTGATCCTGCCGAGTTCGGTGCGCGCGATCTCGCGCTCCTGCTCCGGCGTGTTGCCGAGCCGCCGCTTGACCGCGTCGCGCATCTGCTCGCCGGTGAGGCCGGTCGCGCAGATCAGGAAGACATGGCCGAACCTCTCCTGGTACTCCAGGTTCAGTTCGAGCATCTGCGCCCTGAGTTCGTCGGAGGCGTCCGCCATGCCGCGCTGTTCGCAGGAGGAGGCCGGGTCGCCCGGCTTCGGGCGCCCGATCGGCGGGTGTCCGGCCATCGCCTGCGCCAGGTCGGCGTCGGACAGGCCGGCCATGGCATCGTCGCTGGCCGCGAGGAGTTCGTCCGCGGTGGCGTACGGGCGCCGGGCGAGCAGGCTGCGCGCCCAGGTCTGCGAGGCACACAGCTCGTGCAGGGCGGCGAGGGCCGCCCGTTCCTCCAGGGCGTTGAACCGGGCGAGACCGCCGGGTGTCGTACTCGACGTCACGGGAAGCCTCCGTGGCCTTGTGCTGGACGGGCTGCGGCCAGCTAACGCCCTCGGAAACACCGCGTCAACACTTTGTTGAAAAATCCGGGTAACAAACACCGTCACCGCACACGGGGCGGCAGGCACCGGGTCACGAACGGGAGCGGCCTGCGCTCAGGCGCCCTTCTCCCGGTTCAGGTAGTTGTAGACGGTGAACCGGCTGACGCCGAGCGCGGTCGCCACGGTCTCCACGCCGTGCCGCACGGAGAAGGCTCCGCGCGCCTCCAGCATCCGTACGACCTCCTGCTTGGCCTTGCGGTCCAGTTCGGCCAGGGGCTTGCCGCGCTTGCGCTCCAGGGCGGCCAGGATGTGGTCCAGCGAGTCGGCGAGTTGCGGCAGCCGCACGGCCACCACGTCCGCGCCCTCCCAGGAGAGCACCACGTCGTCGGGCCCCGCCTGGTCGGGCGGCAGCATCTCGGCGCCCATCGCGTCGACCAGCGGCTTGACGGCCGAGACGAAGGGGTCGTCCGCGGATGCGGTCATCCCTCCCCCTCACCGATCACGTTGACCTGCAACGAGACCCGGGTGGCGCCCGCGTCCAGGGCCCGGCGCAGCAGCGCGTCGACCGCGGTGAGCACCGAGTCCGCGCCGCCCTCGGCGGTGTTCCCGAACGGGCCGACGTCCACCGCGTCCAGTTCCGCCCCCTCGATGACCTCGCGGGCGACCAGCGCGTGCGGCGGCGCCTCGTCGAGGTCGAAGGGTTCGGTCGTGAACTCCACTCTCAGTCGCACTGCGCCCCCATGACATCGCTCCGCCCTGCGTCTCCCGGCGGCACCGGTCCGGCCGGCCGCAAGGTGACCCTAGCCCACCCCGCTTTTCCCGCCGACTCCTCTTGACAAGGTCGGCACCCGCGGGCAGCCTTTCCATCAAGCAGAAAAGAATTTCCATCATACGGAATTAACGGAATCATCTGCGACGGACCCGCTCGACACGGAAGGGAGCGCCGACCCACATGCCCGGTTTCTCGATGGATGCGGCCGCAGAGCAGCGCTTCAACGTCAACCTGTCGATCCTCTTCACGGAGCTCCCGCTCCTGGAGCGCCCCGCGGCAGCCGCGGCGGCGGGCTTCACCGCGGTCGAGTTGTGGTGGCCCTGGACCGACACCCCCACCCCCGCACGCGCGGAGCTCGACGCCCTGCGGAAGGCGATCGAGGACGCGGGCGTACAGCTCACGGGCCTGAACTTCTACGCCGGGCAGCTGCCCGGCCCGGACCGGGGCGCGCTGTCGGTTCCGGGCGAGGAGTCCGAGCGGTTCCGCGCGAACATCGACGTGACCGCGGACTTCGCGCACTCGTTGGGGTGCACGGCTCTCAACGCCCTGTACGGCAACCGCGTCGAGGGCGTCGATCCGGCCGAGCAGGACGAACTCGCCCTGGAGAACCTGGTACTGGCGGCCCGCGCGGCCGACCGTATCGGCGCGGTCGTGCTGATCGAGGCCCTCAACGAGCCGGAGTCGCCGCGCTGCCCCCTGGTGAGCGCCCCGGCCGCGGTCGCCGTCGTCGACAGGGTCAACGAGGCGACGGGGCTCGGCAACGCCAGGTTCCTGATGGACCTCTACCACCTGTCCATGAACGGCGAGGACCTCCCGTCGGTGATCGAGCGGTACGCCGCGCGGACCGGCCATGTGCAGATCGCCGACAACCCGGGCCGCGGCGCCCCCGGCACCGGCTCGCTCCCGCTGGCGGAGCTGCTCGGCCTGCTGCGCGAACAGGGGTACGAGGGCTGGGTCGGCCTGGAGTACAAGCCGGGCGACCGGCCGAGCGCCGAATCGTTCGCGTGGCTCCCGCGCGAGGCCCGCGCCGCCCGCCCCGCTCGCACCGCCCGCGCTTCCCGCACTCCCCGCACCGCTCGCTGAGCGGCAACCCCCGGACGTAGAACCGCAGTCAGAGAGGCACCCCCACCATGAGCAACCCTGCCGACAGTTCCGGCACGCCCCGTCCGACGATCGCCTGGATCGGCCTCGGCATCATGGGCTCCCCCATGTCGGAGAACCTGGTCAAGGCCGGGTACGACGTCACCGGGTTCACCCTGGAGCAGGACAAGCTGGAGCGGCTGACCGCCGCCGGCGGCACGGCGGCCGGCTCGATCGCCGAGGCCGTGCGGGACGCCGACGTCGTGATCACGATGGTGCCGGCCTCCCCGCAGGTCGAGGCCATCGCGTACGGGCCCGACGGCATCCTGGAGAACGCGCGTTCCGGCGCCCTCCTGATCGACATGTCCTCCATCACCCCCCAGACCTCCGTGGACCTGGCGGCAGCGGCGAAGGACAAGGGCATCCGGGTCCTGGACGCCCCGGTGTCCGGCGGCGAGGCCGGCGCGGTCGAGGCCGTGCTGTCCATCATGGTCGGCGGCGAGCAGGCCGACTTCGACCGGGCCGGGCCGATCTTCGAGGCGCTGGGGAGGACCGTCGTGCTGTGCGGGCCGCACGGCTCGGGCCAGACCGTGAAGGCCGCGAACCAGCTGATCGTCGCGGTGAACATCCAGGCGTGCGCCGAGGCCGTGGTCTTCCTGGAGAAGTCGGGGGTCGACCTGCGGGCCGCCCTCGACGTCCTGAACGGCGGTCTCGCCGGTTCGACCGTACTGACGCGCAAGAAGGACAACTTCCTCAACCGCGACTTCGGGCCGGGCTTCCGCGTCGACCTGCACCACAAGGACATGGGCATCGTCACCGACGCCGCCCGCAACGTCGGCGCGGCACTGCCCGTCGGGGCCGTGGTCGCCCAGCTCGTGGCCTCGCTGCGCGCCCAGGGCGACGGCGGCCTGGACCACTCCGCGCTGCTGCGCGCGGTCGAGCGCCTCTCCGGCGCGCGGGTCTGACCGCCCGCCCCCGCAGACCCGGGCGGCGCCGGCGCCGACACCTGTCCTGTCGCGCCCGAGCGGCGGCGCCGCCCGGCACCAACTCCATGACGGCGCAAGGGATCCGGCGGGAGGTCGGATCCCGGGCGCACCGCCCGTGCGGACCGTGGACCCGGATGAGGGGTGGTCCACGGGACGGCCGGGCAGGGCAGGGACCGCGGCGGTGTGCGAGCCAGTGCGGTGGTGAAGGTCCCGGGGCCCCTCCTCGACCTGAGGGGAGGACGGCTCCCGGTACCGTCGCGCCGCCGCGGTCCCGGCCCGGAACGTGCTCCGGAGCGCCGCGTACGGACGGTCCCGTACGCGGCGCTCTTCGCCGTCCGTACGTACGCCGGTATGCGTACGCCGGCTACGGCACCCTCAAATCAACCTCTGAAGATGGTCCCGGGGGCTTCAACTCACCGCGCCGGAGGCACATTCTCAGCACATGGGGCCCGCCGGCACGGGGGCGGCGGGCCCCCTACGGGAACCACCGCGGGCCGGGCCTGAAACGGAGGTGGGACGCATGGACGACACGATCTCCGCGCTTCGGCGCGAGCCGTACGCGGCAGCGGTGTCGTGGAGCGGACCGCCCGCCGCAGGGACGGTCGCCGCGGTGACGGTGGCCGCGGTGACGGTCGCCGGGACGACGGTCGCCGTGCGCGGTGCACCGGTCGGGGGAGAGCACGGGGGCGCCGGACCGGTTCCGGGCCGCGGCGGGGGCGGCAGGCACTGAACACGGCGCGAGGCCCCCGTCCTGAGTCCTCAGGACGGGGGCCTCGGCTCTGTCCGGGGAGTCCGGCGCTCAGACCTTCAGGGGTCTGACGGAGGTGGGCGCGTGGCCCGGCTCGGTCGCGAGCTCCTCGAACTCCACGACGTTGCCGATGTCGTTGGTCGTGGACATCGCGATGTTGGTGACGCGCTCCAGGACCGCCTCGACCACCACCGGCACCTGGAACTCGGCCGCGAGCTTCTTCGCCTGCTCGAAGGCGGCGCCCAGCTCGGCCGGGTCGGTGACCCGGATCGCCTTGCAGCCGAGCCCCTCGACGACCTTGACGTGGTCGACCCCGTACACGCCCAGCTCGGGCGAGTTGATGTTCTCGAACTCCAGATTGACCTGGAAGTCGATGTCGAACCCCCGCTGGGCCTGCCGGATGAGGCCCAGGTAGGCGTTGTTGACGAGCACGTGGACGTACGGGATCCGGTGCTGGGCCCCGACGGCCAGTTCCTCGATCATGAACTGGAAGTCGTAGTCGCCGGAGAGCGCGACCACCTGCGCCCCGGGGTCGGCCTTGGCCACGCCCAGCGCGGCCGGGACGGTCCAGCCGAGGGGGCCGGCCTGACCGCAGTTGATCCAGTGCCGCGGCCGGTAGACGTGCAGCATCTGCGCGCCGGCGATCTGTGAGAGACCGATGGTGGTGACGTACCGGGTCTCCGGGCCGAAGGCCTTGTTCATCTCCTCGTAGACGCGCTGCGGCTTGATGGGGATGTCGTCGAAGTGGGTACGCCGCTGCAGGGACGCCCTCCTGTGCTGGGCGGCCCCGGCCCACGCGGACCGGTCCGGCAGCCCGCCTGCGGCCTTCGTCTCCTTCGCCACCTCGACGAACAGCTCCAGCGCCGCCTTCGCGTCGGAGGCGATGCCGTAGTCCGGGGCGAAGATCCTGCCGATCTGGGTGGGCTCGATGTCGACGTGGACGAACTTCCGGCCGGCCGTGTAGACGTCCAGCCTGCCGGTGTGGCGGTTGGCCCAGCGGTTGCCGATGCCGAGGACGAAGTCGGACTCCAGGAACGTCGCGTTGCCGTAGCGGTGCGAGGTCTGCAGGCCCACCATGCCGGCGTTCAGCTCGTGGTCGTCGGGGAGGCTGCCCCAGCCCATGAGCGTGGGGACGACCGGGATGCCGGTCAACTCGGCGAACTCGACGAGGAGTTCGCAGGCGTCGGCGTTGATGACGCCGCCGCCCGCGACGATCAGCGGCCGCTCGGACGCGTTCAGGAGCGCGAGCGCCTTCTCGATCTGCGCGCGGGTCGCGGCCGGCTTGTAGACCGGCAGCGGCTCGTACGTCTGCGGATCGAACTCGATCTCCGTGAGCTGGACGTCGATGGGCAGGTCGATGAGGACCGGGCCGGGGCGGGCCGAGCGCATCAGGTGGAAGGCCTGCTGGAAGACGCCCGGGACCTGGGCGGCCTCCAGCACGGTGACCGCCATCTTGGCGACCGGCCTGGCGATCGACGCGATGTCGACGGCCTGGAAGTCCTCCTTGTGGATCACGGCGGTCGGGGCCTGTCCCGTGATGCACAGGATCGGGACGGAGTCGCCGGTCGCGGAGTACAGACCGGTGATCATGTCGGTGCCGGCGGGGCCGGACGTCCCGATGCAGACGCCGATGTTGCCGGGCGCGGTGCGGGTGTAGCCCTCCGCCATGTGGGCGGCGCCCTCGACGTGGCGGGCGAGGGTGTGGCCGATGCCGCCGGAGGACTTGAGCGCCGCGTAGAAGGGGTTGATCGCCGCGCCCGGCACACCGAACGCGTCGGTGACGCCCTCGCGCTTGAGGATTTCGACTGCCGCGCGGGCAGCGGTCATACGAGCCATTGCGTACTCCTGCTTCGGCCGTGGGATTCGGGCTCCCGTCGCGCCCCGCGGAGAGCTTCAAATTCCGTATCGTGGAAAGTAACTTCTACTATCTGGAAGCAATGTAGGTCGGGGGGCGGGGGGCGTCAAGAGCGCGCGGACGGCGCGCGGGGGTTGCGATCGCGGGGTGTCCGGGCGATTCACTGCCGGAGCGCGCGGTTCCGGAGGACGATGGAGAAGCCGTCCCCGTGTGGTGTCGGCGTCACGGTGTTCTGGAGAGGGTCATGGCCGAGAGCGTGCCGGTCGTTTGTCCGGCCTGCCGGCGGGAGCATGTCTATGCGGCGCCGGCGTACCCGTGTGTGTGCGGGGCGCCGGTCGCGCCCCTGTTCGACGTGCGGGCCCGTCCCGAGTCCGTCACCCATCACACCTGGGACGAGGACTGGGTGACGATCCCCTGCACCGCCTGCGGACGCGCGGACCAGTGGCCCCGCCCGGAGCTCGGCTGCCCGTGCGGGACGCTGCTGCGGGTCCCCCTGGCGTACCCCGGGCCCGCCGGGCCCGATGACTCCGCCGAACCGGATGACCCCGCCGAACCGGATGAGGACGCCGAGTGCGCAGAGCACACCAGGTCCGGGGCGCGCGCCGAACCGGGGCCGGGGGCCGGGTTCAGCGGCCCCAGCGAGGTCGGCGGGCACGCCGCCGGTCCCGGAGCGGCGGCCCCGGACGCCGGCCACACGCCGAGGGCCGCCGGATCCGGAGCGGCCGACGCGCATGCCGGGGAAGCGCCCCGCCCCGCCGGCCACGGGAACGCACCCGACGCGGGCGGCGCGGACATACCCCGGGCGCGGCGCACCGGCGACACCGGTACGACCGATACCGGTACCGCCGGTTCAGGCGTCGAGCATGTGTCGCACGCCGCCGACTCCGACGCGGACGGCCCGGGCAGCGGGGGCGGCGGGGGCGGCCCCGGGAGCGGTGACACCGGAGCCGGCTCCGGCTCCGGCCGTGGGCGGCCGGTTCCGAGGCCGCGACGTCAGCGCCTTCCTGCCGCCGTTCCCCTCCCCCGCACCGAACCGGCGCCGCGCGCCGCGTTCCAGCCGGTGACGATACGGACGGCCCGTGACGCCGTCACCGCCGCCGCGCTGTACCTGCGCTGGCTCGGCTACCGGGACATCCGGCGGGCCGACCAGCGGCCGCCCTCCGGGATAGGTCTCGCGGCCCGCGGGATCGTCGCCCAGGTGGACCCGACCGTGCGCCCGGCCTCCCCGCGGGACGTGGAGTGCCTGTGGCTGACGGCGATGACGGAGTCCGCGGGCTGCGTCTACTTCTCCCTGGCCGGCTACGAGAAGGACGCCCGCACCTGCGCCGACTCGCTCGGCGTGCCCCTGTTCGTGCTGGACCTCACCGGCACCCCGCAACCGGCCAACAACCTCGCCGGCGAACTCGCCGAAAGCGGCGCCTGATCCCCCAACTCGGCCCGAACCGCGCATACTTGATCCCATGACCGTCAGAGCGGCCACATCCGCCGACCTCCCCGTCCTCCAGGACATCGAACGTGCCGCGGGCGAGCCGTTCCGCATCTTCGGGATGCCCGAGATCGCCGATGACGAGCCGCCCCCGCTCGACCTCCTGGAACGCTTCCGCAAGGCGGGTCACGCCTGGGTCGCCGAGGACTCCGCCGGCCGGCTCGTCGCGTACCTGATCGGCGAGCCCGTGGACGGCGCCTTCCACATCGAGCAGGTCTCCGTCCACCCGGACGCCGCGCACCAGGGCGTGGGGCGGACCCTGATCGCGTACGTCGCCGGGCGGGCGCGCCGGCAGGGACTGACCGGTCTCTCCCTGACGACCTTCGCGGAAGTCCCCTGGAACGCCCCCTACTACGAGCGGCTCGGCTTCCGCGTCCTGGCCGAGCACGAACTCACCCCGGGGCTGCGCGGCATCCGCGCGGCGGAGGCCGAGAACGGCCTGGACCGCTGGCCCCGGGTCTGCATGTACCTGAGCACACAGCCGCCGGGACCACGCGCCTAGACGGCAGGCGGCCCCGTCACGGCGCCCGGTTGCGGACGCCCCGGCCTTCCGTCCGCGTCTTCGTCCGCGTCGGCGTCTTCGTCCGCGTCCGCGTCCACGTCCGGGCACGCGCGGGGAGCCACCACGTCCGCCGTCCGCGCGCCCGCGAGCTGCGCCTGGAGCCGTTCGTGGCGGAACTCGAAACCCGCCCCCGACTGGCGCAGCACACCCCGCTGGTGCGCCTCCTCCAGGAACGCCATGAGCCGCCACGGCAGTTGCCCGGTCGCCGCCAGCCAGCAGCGCGCGACGACGTAACGGCCCCACGCGCTCAGCGCCACCGCGGCCGTGCCCAGCGGCAGCCACAGCTGGGTGCCCAGATGCACGAGGCCGCCCCAGTCGCCGGGCGTCGCCACCACGGGCACGCACACGCACGCCACGAGCAGCGCGACCATGCCGCCGCGGGTCAGGGACGCGGTCCGGTCGGTGCGCAGCGAGAAGCCGGGACTGGCGGCCCGCATCAGGTCCGAGGGCACACTGAGCGCGCGGTACACCCCGCACACACAGCCGCCGACCACACCGATCAGCAGCCCCGAGACCAGTACGGGCGGCAGGTTGCGGGCCAGCACCCCCGCGGCCGGTCCCTGGGTGAGCCAGTCCCGGCCCTCGTCCGGCAGCACCGAGCGCAGGTTCGCCGGGCGCACCGTGATCGTGGCCGGTCCGGCGCCCGGGGTGATGAGCGCGACCACGTCGCCGTCGCGTGACGCGAAGACCGTCCGCCGTGAGACGAAGTCCACGCACCGCCGCCGGGGCAGCAGCGGCATGGTGCAGTTCGGCGGCCGTGCCGATCCGGCGTAGGCCACCGGGCGCGCCCCGTCGCCGGGCAGCAGCAGTCCGCCCCGCAGCGGCCGCTCCGTGACGGCGCTGCGCACCCCGGCCCGCTCGGCGAAGTGCCAGCCGCGGATCTCCTGGCCCGTCAGGTTCGTCGCCGTACGGGACTTGAGCGCGGTCACGGCGACCGCCGCGAACCCACCCGCCGTGCAGGAGGCGACCCCGATCAGCAGCGCGGTGGCGGTGCCCCGGACCGTGCCCGACACGAACCGGCGGGCGATCCGCCCCGCGCGCGGTGTCCCTGCCGTCTGCCCGCCCCCGCGCGTCCCGCTCGTCATCAGGGCCGTCCCCGCCGCCGCGCAGGTGGTGCCGAGCAGGACGGTCCAGGGGCTGCCGTCCCGGCCCAGCAGGGCGTCGCCCGCCGCGCCCGTGCCGCCCACCGCCAGCGCGGCCCCGCCCAGCCGGGCCGCCGCCCGGCTCATGGCCCCGCTCCAGGGCAGCCCGAGCGGGGTGGGCCGGCGGGAGAGCCCGGCGATCCCGAGGAACAGGGTGAACAGCTGCGAGAACAGGAACCCGGCGATCAGGTCAGGGATCCAGCCGTCGGTGACCCCGCCGAAACGGAAACCGAAGCGCAGGTCGTCGAAGTAGGCGTACGCCGCCCACAGCAGCGCGCTCAGCCCGGTCGTGACGAGGGCCTGCCGCCGGCGGAAGCGCCGGTCCGCGCCGCGCCGCCCGGGCGGCAGCAGGTACCGGACCCCGAACGCGAACCCCAGCGTCTGCCCGGCCAGCACCGCGGTCAGGGAGACCACGTCCTCCAGCCGGGTCAGGTCACCGGCGGCGCGCGCCAGGGTCACCGGCAGCAGCAGCACGGACAGGACGGCGAGGGCCAGCAGCCCCGGCGCGTACACCGCGAGCGTCCGCGGCAGCAGCGACTCCAGCTCCCACCAGGCGAGCCGGCCCGTACCGCGGCGCTGCAACGCCCGCGCCACCACGGCCAGCCGGCGCGTCGCGTCGGCGGCGGCGTCCGTCCCCGCGTCCGCGAACGCCGCGGGGACGAACGCCCCCAGGAGGTGCTCCTCGACCGCCGCCACCGTGGGGAAGCGCCGCCGGTCGAGCAGGGGCGCGGGGTCGCGGGCGGTGTCGCCGTAGACCGTGCGGGCCAGAGCGACCATGAGCGGGGTGGTGAGGGCCTTCGCCGCGGGCAGGTCCGGGCGTTCCTCCAGCGTGCGCAGCACCTGCGTCCACACGGTGCGCGGGGTGCCGTCCGCCGCCGGACGCAGGGGCCGTGCCGAGCGTTCCAGGTGGGCCCCGGCCCGTGCGAGGTCCAGGGGCCGCAGTTCCACCACCTCGGCCCCGGTGAGCACGTCGCCCTCGTCCACCGCGGCCGCCCAGGCGTCGGCCCGGCTGGTCAGCATCAGGGGCGCGCCCGGGTCGAGTTCGGCGTTGATGCGCTGTACGGCCGTCGCGTACGCGGACCGGGGCAGTTCGTCGAAGCCGTCGAGGACCGGCGCCACCAGCGCCGTGTCGACCAGCACGCGGGCCAGGGTGCGGCGGTCGTCCGCCAGGGCGGCCAGCGGCCGGTAGTCGGCGGCCAGCCGGTCCGCGAGCCAGGTGCGCAGCGGCGAGCGCAGCGGGTCCCAGGAGGCGAGCGGGAAGATCACCGGGACCGGGCCGCCCTCCCGGCGGGCGTCGAGCCGGTCGAGGACGTACCGCATCGCGAACACGCTCTTGCCCGACCCCGGTTCGCCCAGGACCACGACGCGGCGACCGGGCGGGGCAGGGGCGGCCGCAGCAGCGGTGACAGCCACCGCAGTGGTGTCCGCGCCGGCGTCCGTCCGCGGACCCGGCAGCACGGCGCCGGACGGGATGTTGTGCGGGTGGTCGGCCAGGCGCCGGTCCGCGAGGCACCAGTCCACCTCCAGCGGCGCCGGGTCCTGGAGGCGCCGCAGCCGCGCCTCGGCCGCCCACTGCTCCCGTACGGCCTCGGCGAGCGACTCGACGGCCCGGCGCCGGTGCTCCCCGTCGCCGCCGTCCGGCCGGGGGCCGGTGTCGCCGCGCAGCACGTCCGCCAGGAGCGCCGCCACCGACATGAAGGCGCCGAGCGCCGTCAGCAGGACCCCGGCGGTGGCGGAGTCCTGCCACCAGAACCGCAGGATCGCCGCCATCGCCGCGAGCGCCACCGCGCACACGGCGAACCACAGGCGTCTGCGCGCCCCCGCCTCGTGCCATCCGACTCGCATGCCGCCGCTCCCCCGTCGTCGGAAATCCTCGATCGCCCGACCCCCGAAGTGAACCCTTTTAGTCCGCGCGACATCCGTGAACGGGCTGTTCAAGACACGTGTGGGTGAGCGCGTGGGTGCGTTCGGGGGGCGGTCGGGAGCGCATCGGGGCCTTCGACGCAGGGGTCAGGGGCATAAGCGGCGGGCATGGGCACGTACGGACGGCCCGCCCCGGGCCGCCGGATCCCAGGGCTCCGGCCGCTCCGGAACCCGCTG belongs to Streptomyces sp. V3I8 and includes:
- a CDS encoding NACHT domain-containing protein, which codes for MRVGWHEAGARRRLWFAVCAVALAAMAAILRFWWQDSATAGVLLTALGAFMSVAALLADVLRGDTGPRPDGGDGEHRRRAVESLAEAVREQWAAEARLRRLQDPAPLEVDWCLADRRLADHPHNIPSGAVLPGPRTDAGADTTAVAVTAAAAAPAPPGRRVVVLGEPGSGKSVFAMRYVLDRLDARREGGPVPVIFPLASWDPLRSPLRTWLADRLAADYRPLAALADDRRTLARVLVDTALVAPVLDGFDELPRSAYATAVQRINAELDPGAPLMLTSRADAWAAAVDEGDVLTGAEVVELRPLDLARAGAHLERSARPLRPAADGTPRTVWTQVLRTLEERPDLPAAKALTTPLMVALARTVYGDTARDPAPLLDRRRFPTVAAVEEHLLGAFVPAAFADAGTDAAADATRRLAVVARALQRRGTGRLAWWELESLLPRTLAVYAPGLLALAVLSVLLLPVTLARAAGDLTRLEDVVSLTAVLAGQTLGFAFGVRYLLPPGRRGADRRFRRRQALVTTGLSALLWAAYAYFDDLRFGFRFGGVTDGWIPDLIAGFLFSQLFTLFLGIAGLSRRPTPLGLPWSGAMSRAAARLGGAALAVGGTGAAGDALLGRDGSPWTVLLGTTCAAAGTALMTSGTRGGGQTAGTPRAGRIARRFVSGTVRGTATALLIGVASCTAGGFAAVAVTALKSRTATNLTGQEIRGWHFAERAGVRSAVTERPLRGGLLLPGDGARPVAYAGSARPPNCTMPLLPRRRCVDFVSRRTVFASRDGDVVALITPGAGPATITVRPANLRSVLPDEGRDWLTQGPAAGVLARNLPPVLVSGLLIGVVGGCVCGVYRALSVPSDLMRAASPGFSLRTDRTASLTRGGMVALLVACVCVPVVATPGDWGGLVHLGTQLWLPLGTAAVALSAWGRYVVARCWLAATGQLPWRLMAFLEEAHQRGVLRQSGAGFEFRHERLQAQLAGARTADVVAPRACPDVDADADEDADADEDADGRPGRPQPGAVTGPPAV